Proteins from one Bradyrhizobium roseum genomic window:
- the flgC gene encoding flagellar basal body rod protein FlgC, with amino-acid sequence MLDSLQASMSVASSGLEAQSTRMRIVSENLANATSTGRVAGADPYQRKTVTFDAAMDRAAGAQLVKVKEVGVDRTPFRVEYEPGHPAADKAGYVKLPNVNMLIEMADMREVNRSYEANLQVVKQVRSMLGMTVDLLRS; translated from the coding sequence ATGCTGGATTCTCTTCAAGCGTCGATGTCGGTTGCAAGCTCCGGGCTTGAGGCGCAGTCGACGCGGATGCGGATCGTGTCGGAGAATTTGGCGAACGCGACCTCCACGGGGCGCGTCGCCGGCGCCGATCCGTATCAGCGCAAGACCGTGACGTTCGATGCGGCGATGGACCGCGCCGCCGGCGCGCAGCTGGTGAAGGTCAAGGAGGTTGGCGTCGACCGCACGCCGTTCAGGGTGGAGTACGAGCCCGGGCATCCCGCGGCCGACAAGGCCGGCTATGTCAAGCTTCCCAACGTCAACATGCTGATCGAAATGGCCGACATGCGGGAGGTCAATCGATCCTACGAGGCCAATCTTCAGGTCGTGAAACAGGTGAGGTCGATGCTCGGCATGACCGTTGACCTCTTGAGGAGTTGA
- the flgB gene encoding flagellar basal body rod protein FlgB, which produces MGPLYLFELASSQARWLELRQSTIAANVANANTPGFKARDVEPFNKVLDGMPVRLAITSPAHLQLSAVETDTRATAKKDSWEVVHSGNSVSLEQEMVKGGDVNRDYSMNTAIVRSFHRMLLSGAKA; this is translated from the coding sequence GTGGGACCGCTTTATCTCTTTGAGCTTGCTTCGTCACAGGCGCGCTGGCTCGAGCTCCGCCAGTCGACGATCGCCGCCAACGTGGCCAATGCCAATACGCCCGGTTTCAAGGCGCGCGACGTCGAGCCGTTCAACAAGGTGCTGGACGGCATGCCCGTCAGGCTTGCGATAACCTCGCCGGCGCACCTGCAGCTGAGCGCGGTCGAAACAGACACTCGGGCCACTGCGAAGAAGGACAGCTGGGAGGTCGTGCATTCCGGAAATTCCGTCAGTCTCGAGCAGGAAATGGTCAAGGGCGGCGACGTGAATCGTGACTATTCGATGAACACGGCGATCGTGCGGTCGTTCCATCGCATGCTGCTGTCGGGCGCAAAGGCTTAG
- the flhB gene encoding flagellar biosynthesis protein FlhB, producing the protein MAEATDQESKTEQPTEKKVRDALEQGKIPVSREASIFASMAALMVIQSLLIGQGVQQLVPTLKGFLDDPDGIRLSTAADAQNLLSVVGFEAMRFMLPLVIVLVSFGLAASLLQNAPRLVLDRIQPNFSRISPAQGWSRIFGAQGLVEFAKSVFKLVSVSLVVGFMLRASEARAFEAMYTDPAALPEMILTIAMRIVAAICITTILLVALDLAWSRFHWRRELRMTRQELKDEHKQAEGDPLVKARLRSLARDRSRRRMIASASKASLVIANPTHFAVALRYRRDENPAPLVLAKGADAIALKIRAIAEQNNIPVIENKALARALYEAVQVDQVIPGEFFRPVAEIIYFLQSQQSSRAEKVN; encoded by the coding sequence ATGGCAGAAGCAACCGATCAGGAGAGCAAAACCGAACAGCCGACCGAGAAGAAGGTCCGCGACGCGCTCGAACAGGGCAAGATTCCGGTTTCCCGCGAGGCTTCCATCTTCGCCTCGATGGCGGCGCTGATGGTGATCCAGTCGCTCCTGATCGGGCAGGGCGTGCAGCAGCTCGTACCGACCCTGAAGGGCTTTCTCGACGATCCCGACGGCATTCGCCTGAGCACCGCGGCAGACGCGCAAAACCTCTTGTCGGTGGTGGGGTTCGAGGCGATGCGCTTCATGCTGCCGCTTGTCATCGTCCTGGTCTCGTTCGGGCTCGCCGCTTCGCTGCTTCAGAACGCGCCGCGACTGGTGCTCGATCGCATCCAGCCGAACTTCTCGCGGATTTCTCCGGCGCAGGGCTGGAGCCGTATCTTCGGTGCCCAAGGACTCGTGGAATTCGCAAAGTCGGTCTTCAAGCTGGTTTCCGTAAGCTTGGTCGTCGGCTTCATGTTGCGAGCGTCCGAAGCGAGGGCGTTCGAGGCGATGTATACCGATCCGGCGGCGCTGCCGGAGATGATCCTCACGATCGCCATGCGGATCGTGGCAGCGATCTGCATCACGACGATCCTCCTGGTCGCGCTCGATCTCGCCTGGTCGCGCTTCCACTGGCGGCGCGAGTTGCGCATGACGCGGCAGGAGTTGAAGGACGAGCACAAGCAGGCGGAGGGCGATCCACTGGTCAAGGCGCGGCTGCGGTCGCTGGCGCGCGATCGGTCGCGTCGCAGGATGATCGCATCGGCGTCGAAGGCGTCGCTGGTGATCGCGAATCCAACGCATTTTGCCGTGGCGCTGCGATACCGGCGCGACGAAAATCCGGCGCCGCTGGTGCTGGCCAAGGGTGCGGACGCCATCGCGCTGAAGATTCGCGCGATCGCCGAGCAGAACAACATTCCTGTGATCGAGAACAAGGCGCTGGCGCGCGCACTCTATGAAGCGGTTCAGGTTGACCAAGTGATACCGGGGGAGTTTTTCCGGCCCGTTGCCGAGATCATTTACTTCCTGCAGTCGCAACAATCGTCCCGTGCCGAGAAGGTGAATTAA
- a CDS encoding flagellar motor switch protein FliM: MTDEIGVEQQKRLPNYLLDAAGISIDRMPMLNVIFDRMAATCTDSLQPMAGTPCFFSVSGISNGRVGDIIKEYEANAVAAVYYAEQWDTRILIMLDGDFVFTMVEALFGSDGAEPPIDVERSFSNIELRLVQVLFERFAKALQSAFAAISEVTFTLERVETAMASLAIGRSGNMSICANIMLQALFRGGQMFLIIPHSALNPLRQKLAHVVVSDGRAADPNWREQMESEVHRTEVTLSAVLEQRTLPLGDVAKFHVGQVLELDATPRTLARLESNNQVLFWCQIGQLDGYYAMQVADPVDQKREFVDDILSR, encoded by the coding sequence ATGACGGACGAGATCGGCGTCGAGCAGCAGAAGCGCCTGCCGAACTACCTGCTCGATGCAGCAGGCATATCGATCGATCGCATGCCGATGCTCAATGTGATCTTCGATCGCATGGCCGCGACATGCACGGATAGCCTGCAACCAATGGCCGGGACGCCGTGCTTTTTTTCCGTCAGCGGCATCAGCAATGGACGGGTCGGAGACATCATCAAGGAATATGAGGCCAACGCCGTCGCCGCGGTTTACTATGCCGAGCAGTGGGACACCCGGATTCTCATCATGCTCGATGGTGATTTCGTATTCACGATGGTCGAGGCGCTGTTCGGCTCCGACGGCGCCGAGCCGCCGATCGACGTCGAGCGGTCGTTCTCCAATATCGAGCTCCGACTGGTACAGGTGCTGTTCGAACGCTTTGCGAAGGCGCTGCAATCGGCATTCGCGGCGATATCGGAGGTCACCTTCACGCTGGAGCGGGTCGAAACCGCCATGGCATCGCTGGCGATCGGTCGAAGCGGCAACATGTCGATCTGTGCGAACATCATGCTGCAGGCGCTTTTCCGCGGTGGGCAGATGTTCCTCATCATACCTCATTCCGCGCTCAACCCGCTGCGGCAAAAGCTCGCCCATGTCGTCGTCAGCGACGGCAGGGCGGCCGATCCGAACTGGCGAGAGCAAATGGAGAGCGAGGTCCACCGAACCGAGGTGACGTTGAGCGCGGTCCTCGAACAGCGCACACTCCCGCTCGGCGACGTCGCGAAATTTCATGTAGGGCAGGTCCTCGAGCTTGATGCGACGCCGCGCACGCTGGCCAGGCTGGAGAGCAACAACCAGGTGCTGTTCTGGTGTCAGATCGGCCAGCTTGACGGTTATTACGCCATGCAGGTAGCGGATCCCGTCGATCAGAAGCGGGAGTTTGTCGATGACATCCTATCTCGTTGA
- the fliN gene encoding flagellar motor switch protein FliN has protein sequence MAHPFDQESPADRASGDAHSATSPLERLAEIAARTAEDATKFANVEAILRIPVTMQVVLGSATIPVANLMKLGRGAVVPLDHRVGEPVDVVVNGRIVARGEVVVVEEDNSRFGVSLTEIVGPLGGSGEV, from the coding sequence ATGGCGCACCCTTTCGACCAAGAATCTCCTGCCGACCGGGCGTCCGGAGACGCGCACTCGGCCACGTCTCCCCTGGAGAGGTTGGCGGAGATCGCCGCCCGGACGGCCGAGGACGCAACGAAGTTCGCCAACGTCGAGGCGATCCTGCGCATTCCCGTCACGATGCAGGTGGTGCTGGGCTCCGCGACCATCCCGGTCGCCAACCTCATGAAGCTGGGGCGCGGCGCTGTGGTCCCTCTCGACCATCGGGTCGGCGAACCGGTCGATGTCGTGGTCAACGGCCGGATCGTCGCGCGCGGCGAGGTGGTCGTCGTCGAGGAGGATAATTCCCGGTTTGGTGTATCCCTGACCGAAATTGTCGGTCCGCTCGGCGGTAGCGGTGAAGTCTGA
- a CDS encoding flagellar motor switch protein FliG, whose translation MAGPVGVSPVKQRGVATLGGTEKVAALLLAMGRQSAASILQQFEPQEIRVVTKAAAELRPITAQELESIVEEFARQFSMGANILGTLGGLEAVLGDVLPPEQVSQIMSDLLGNSSRSVWDRVSSVSENSLASYLSKEHPQTAALILSKVKPACAAKVMSQLPAGLRNELMRRVLSLKPIVDDAMRMIEKTLHEDLTLNFARNLGADTYARVADIINKMERGHIEEMLKSLSEKRPKSAEVLKELLFTFDDVVNLTTKARTMIFDQVPTDRIVVALKGTDRNFRELILSSVASRVRRVVEHELAIGEPSNQRDVMEARRVITDLALDLAERGEIELNPEQEDELVFR comes from the coding sequence GTGGCGGGACCCGTGGGCGTCTCTCCCGTCAAGCAGCGAGGCGTCGCCACGCTCGGTGGAACGGAAAAAGTCGCAGCATTGCTGCTGGCGATGGGGCGGCAATCGGCGGCGAGCATCCTGCAGCAATTCGAGCCGCAGGAGATCCGGGTCGTCACGAAGGCTGCGGCTGAGCTGCGGCCGATAACGGCGCAGGAACTGGAATCGATCGTCGAGGAGTTTGCCCGGCAATTCTCCATGGGTGCCAACATTCTTGGCACGCTTGGCGGGCTCGAGGCCGTGCTTGGTGACGTCCTGCCCCCCGAGCAGGTCTCCCAGATCATGTCCGACCTGCTCGGCAATTCGAGCCGGTCGGTCTGGGACCGCGTGTCGTCGGTGTCGGAGAACTCGCTCGCCAGTTACCTTTCCAAGGAACACCCGCAAACCGCCGCCTTGATCCTTTCCAAGGTGAAGCCGGCCTGTGCCGCAAAGGTCATGAGCCAACTTCCCGCAGGCCTGCGCAACGAACTCATGCGGCGCGTGCTGAGTCTCAAGCCGATCGTCGATGACGCGATGCGAATGATCGAGAAGACGCTTCATGAAGACCTGACCTTGAATTTCGCCCGCAACCTCGGGGCGGATACCTATGCGCGCGTCGCCGATATCATCAACAAGATGGAGCGCGGCCATATCGAGGAAATGCTGAAAAGCTTGTCGGAGAAGCGTCCAAAGTCGGCGGAAGTGCTCAAGGAGCTGCTGTTCACGTTCGACGACGTCGTCAACCTGACGACGAAGGCGCGCACCATGATCTTCGATCAGGTGCCGACCGATCGCATCGTCGTGGCGCTGAAGGGGACGGACAGGAATTTCCGCGAGTTGATCCTGTCATCCGTGGCCTCGCGCGTCAGGCGCGTCGTGGAACACGAGTTGGCCATCGGCGAACCGTCGAACCAGCGCGACGTGATGGAGGCGCGCCGCGTGATCACCGACCTCGCGCTCGACCTGGCCGAGCGGGGCGAAATCGAGCTCAACCCCGAACAGGAGGATGAGCTGGTCTTTCGCTGA
- the motA gene encoding flagellar motor stator protein MotA has translation MVSLVGILITIAALLGGFAAMGGHLAVLMQPWEFVIIVGTAVGTFIVANPWKVIVDTGLAMVQALTGAVPSERYYLDLLGALHALMRELRGKGRNEVEAHIDDPSSSEIFKAFPSVLADHALLHFVCDYVRLIIMGNARTHEIEALMDEEIHTIVKSKLAPYNALVVVAEALPALGIVAAVLGVIKAMGALDQSPKLLGGYIGAALVGTFAGIFLSYGIIAPFALKVKMTREKRCRPYIIVKQTLLAFMNGAMPQIAVEHGRKMIAGAERPSIDVVENETIAGPAKSAAVEPEPKAARA, from the coding sequence TTGGTCAGTCTCGTGGGGATCCTCATCACGATTGCCGCATTGCTCGGCGGATTCGCCGCCATGGGCGGGCATCTGGCCGTACTGATGCAGCCGTGGGAATTCGTGATTATCGTCGGTACGGCGGTTGGGACCTTCATCGTTGCCAATCCCTGGAAGGTCATCGTGGACACGGGGCTTGCGATGGTCCAGGCCCTGACCGGGGCGGTGCCCAGCGAGCGCTATTATCTCGATCTGCTCGGAGCGCTTCACGCCTTGATGCGCGAGCTGCGCGGCAAGGGTCGCAATGAGGTCGAGGCGCACATCGACGACCCATCCTCCTCCGAAATCTTCAAGGCATTTCCCAGTGTGCTTGCGGACCATGCGCTCCTGCACTTCGTCTGCGACTACGTCCGCCTGATCATCATGGGGAACGCCCGCACGCACGAGATCGAGGCGTTGATGGACGAGGAGATCCATACCATTGTGAAGAGCAAGCTCGCTCCCTATAACGCCCTGGTCGTGGTGGCGGAGGCGTTGCCGGCGTTGGGAATCGTCGCCGCGGTGCTCGGCGTCATCAAGGCCATGGGGGCGCTCGATCAATCTCCGAAGCTTCTGGGCGGCTACATCGGCGCTGCCCTGGTCGGTACGTTCGCCGGCATTTTCTTGTCTTATGGCATTATTGCGCCGTTCGCGCTGAAGGTCAAAATGACGCGCGAGAAACGCTGCCGGCCTTACATCATCGTCAAGCAGACCCTGCTCGCCTTCATGAACGGCGCCATGCCGCAAATCGCGGTGGAGCACGGCCGCAAGATGATTGCAGGGGCCGAGCGGCCGTCCATCGACGTCGTGGAGAATGAGACGATCGCTGGGCCGGCCAAATCCGCCGCAGTCGAACCCGAACCGAAGGCTGCACGGGCATGA